A genomic region of Zygotorulaspora mrakii chromosome 7, complete sequence contains the following coding sequences:
- the MPT5 gene encoding Mpt5p (similar to Saccharomyces cerevisiae MPT5 (YGL178W); ancestral locus Anc_8.136) has translation MSSSSYNHQPQLSINSVQSLVEPITPPPLGQMHQKKNHQKTQSLDVSEFSQFMSSGLSTHTHQSPMMLMKNFSPNGGFSNATGSIVNAPSALPFINEFDLNVDIPASNAVAAAASNNNGNNGNNNNSGSTTSASSLRNANITMTGSTEQSLPNSTMLEISSMPLEDLDYIKLAKDQFGCRFLQKKLENSAESNKVRDLMYDQIKPYFLELILDSFGNYLIQKLCEYLTTEQKTKLIQSIYPHVFQISINQYGTRSLQKIIDTVDNEEQVDLITKGFSQEHTLIQQVVTLINDLNGNHVIQKCIFKFSPSKFDFIIDAIVEQNNIITISTHKHGCCVLQKLLSVCTLQQIFKISVKIVQFLPGLINDQFGNYIIQFLLDIEELDFYLLAEIFNRLSNELCQLSCLKFSSNVVEKFIKKLFNIITDEAPRFCNKSNTNDSNDDVVNAAMRILLTIIDIFTLNLNILIRDNFGNYALQTLLDVKNYSQVLEYSGNKNVAKSPKLASFSHDFTTKIGNLVVLTKELLPSIKTTSYAKKIKLKVKSYTELTGIALTDVNPKKNSTKNNSTINNQNSKNNGGLNTHFTHYNSNNNNSSKNHNGNHRNNNNKNTVGMYQKQHTRHFSLPANAYHRRSSSSNSLPYAVIPQQPNAQNSHHSNGLTIPYATDQASSYDYLSRLGDHEQFNDSITQNLQKQQTQFMGSNLQKPNSNPNLHTLPGLRSSSNSLTFMNDSISNNTNNSSSSNSFFPATAADPTMMNNFAFSGGSQSNFTDSSFSEQRITSNPFPVYHHQPAANQQNFSNYIPAQAGEGFMYLEGNTNEFTSSAAGFNFGFN, from the coding sequence ATGTCGTCATCCTCGTACAATCATCAGCCCCAGTTGTCAATCAATTCTGTTCAATCCTTAGTTGAGCCAATCACACCACCACCGTTAGGTCAGATGCAtcagaagaagaatcatcaaaagacTCAGTCGCTGGATGTCTCGGAGTTCAGTCAATTCATGTCTTCAGGTCTAAGCACACACACACATCAGTCGCCTATGATGcttatgaaaaatttctcaCCTAATGGtggtttttcaaatgcaacTGGATCAATTGTGAACGCTCCGAGTGCTTTGCCTTTTATCAATGAGTTCGATTTGAACGTTGATATACCGGCTAGTAACGCTGTAGCTGCTGCTGCAAGCAACAACAACGGCAACAATGGcaacaataataattcTGGTTCCACAACATCGGCCTCCTCACTAAGAAATGCAAACATAACAATGACAGGTTCAACTGAACAAAGTTTACCTAATTCAACAATGTTagaaatttcttcaatgccGTTGGAAGATTTGGACTACATTAAGCTAGCAAAGGATCAATTCGGCTGTCGGtttttacaaaaaaagCTAGAAAATTCAGCCGAGTCAAATAAGGTAAGGGATCTGATGTACGATCAAATAAAGCCTTACTTTTTAGAGCTAATCCTTGACTCTTTCGGTAACTATTTAATCCAGAAACTTTGCGAGTATTTGACCACGGAGCAAAAAACTAAATTAATTCAATCAATATACCCACATGTATTCCAAATTTCTATTAATCAGTATGGTACTCGCTCTTTACAGAAAATCATTGATACTGTCGATAACGAAGAGCAAGTTGACTTGATAACTAAAGGATTTTCTCAGGAGCACACATTGATTCAACAAGTTGTTACTTTGATAAATGATTTAAATGGTAACCATGTCATTCAAAAGTgtattttcaagttttcaCCTTCTAAATTCgatttcatcatcgatGCTATTGTGGAACAAAACAATATCATTACAATTTCAACCCATAAACATGGTTGCTGTGTTTTACAAAAGTTGTTGAGTGTGTGTACGTTACAACagatattcaaaatttctgtcAAAATTGTTCAGTTTTTGCCCGGTCTAATTAATGACcaatttggaaattatATCATTCAGTTTCTGTTAGATATTGAGGAATTGGATTTCTACTTGTTAGCAGAAATATTCAACAGATTGTCGAATGAACTTTGTCAATTATCATGCTTAAAATTCTCGTCTAACGTTGtggaaaaattcatcaaaaaattattcaatataATTACAGATGAAGCTCCAAGATTTTGCAATAAATCTAATACCAACGattcaaatgatgatgtAGTTAATGCTGCTATGAGAATATTGTTAACAATTATAGATATTTTCACCTTGAATTTAAACATTTTGATTAGAGacaattttggaaattaTGCTTTGCAAACTCTTCTCGATGTCAAAAATTATTCCCAAGTTTTGGAGTATTCTGGTAATAAAAACGTCGCCAAATCTCCGAAGCTTGCGTCTTTTAGTCATGATTTTACAACTAAGATTGGAAATTTGGTTGTTTTGACGAAAGAATTATTACCAAGCATCAAGACAACATCATATGCTAAGAAGATTAAGTTAAAAGTCAAATCGTACACGGAGCTGACAGGAATTGCTCTCACAGATGTAAAtcccaaaaaaaatagtaCTAAAAATAATAGTACAATTAATAATCAGAATTCTAAAAATAATGGTGGTCTCAATACTCATTTTACCCACTATAACAgtaacaataacaatagTAGCAAAAACCACAATGGCAATCATAGaaataacaataacaaaAATACAGTCGGCATGTACCAGAAGCAGCATACTCGCCACTTTTCTTTGCCAGCGAACGCGTATCATAGAAGAAGCAGCAGTTCCAACTCGTTACCTTATGCAGTCATCCCGCAGCAACCGAATGCCCAGAATTCTCATCACAGCAATGGTCTAACGATACCCTATGCTACTGATCAGGCATCATCGTATGATTATCTGTCGCGGTTGGGCGATCATGAACAGTTCAACGATTCGATCACTCAAAATTTGCAGAAGCAACAAACACAGTTCATGGGTTCTAATTTGCAAAAACCTAATTCGAACCCAAATCTTCACACTCTGCCAGGACTGCGTAGCTCCAGCAACTCTCTAACTTTTATGAATGATTCAATTTCTAACAACACTAATAACAGCAGCAGTTCCAACAGCTTTTTCCCTGCCACTGCTGCTGACCCAACAATGATGAATAATTTTGCATTCTCTGGCGGTTCTCAATCCAATTTTACTGACTCGAGCTTTTCTGAACAGAGAATCACCAGCAACCCTTTTCCAGTTTATCACCATCAGCCTGCAGCtaatcaacaaaatttcaGCAATTATATTCCTGCACAAGCTGGTGAGGGTTTTATGTACTTAGAAGGGAATACCAACGAATTTACGAGTAGCGCAGCGGGATTCAACTTCGGATTCAATTAA
- a CDS encoding Acatn family MFS transporter (similar to Saccharomyces cerevisiae YBR220C; ancestral locus Anc_6.118) produces MGAPPQRTLARHDMPQFYLLVALYFVQGIPVGLAFGTIPFLLKSMAKDTSFTTLGIFSMASYPYSLKIFWSPIVDSIYNKKVGRRRSWIIPIQCISGASIFFLGSCISRGIVFKGVDDAFHGRTGGVHDLNILNLTWYFGILVFLCATQDIAVDGWALTILSKQSLSYASTAQTVGINIGYFLSFTVFLSLNSSDFANKYFRSVPREYGLVSLGGYMKFSGIIYILLTLYVVFYTTEKPWQDVLPRLHSPEMKKDDEPKVIFEYEDGDTVSTSNNAGILYVYQCFLKIASLSSVQVLAIIHLTSKIAFQCNEAATNLKLLEQGFKREDLAVTVLIDVPFEILFGYYVAKWSSDSNHLQNSDRGNLRKSKKSWFTWIIGTPGVLTPWLWGYLGRLASAILGTVVVKSFPKDGHISRVYFLTVIIQHLLSSFMSTVQFVGISAFHTRIADPLIGGTYMTLLNTLSNFGGTWPRFIVLSLINYFTIYECKIPGKHNLVYQGGSMDRCTKELGGTITILRDGYFVTNLLCCIFGICLYFGFLKKKSQELQSLPIGSWRCE; encoded by the coding sequence ATGGGCGCTCCACCTCAAAGAACGCTAGCAAGGCACGATATGCCCCAGTTCTATCTGCTGGTAGCGctttattttgttcaaggCATCCCGGTAGGATTAGCTTTTGGTACAATTCCATTTTTGCTCAAGTCAATGGCTAAAGACACATCTTTCACCACTTTAGGTATCTTTTCGATGGCATCATATCCatattctttgaagattttcTGGTCTCCCATAGTTGATTCGATATACAATAAGAAGGtaggaagaagaagatcaTGGATTATACCGATACAATGCATAAGTGGGGCAAGTATATTCTTTTTAGGATCGTGCATTAGCAGGGGGATTGTGTTCAAGGGTGTTGATGATGCCTTTCATGGTAGAACGGGGGGTGTTCACGACTTGAATATATTGAATTTGACCTGGTATTTTGGTATCTTGGTATTTTTATGCGCTACTCAAGATATAGCAGTGGATGGTTGGGCATTGACTATACTGTCAAAACAATCACTTTCTTATGCGTCTACAGCACAAACAGTTGGTATAAATATTGGctattttctttcctttaCCGTATTTTTATCCCTTAATTCAAGCGATTTTGCAAACAAGTATTTCAGAAGTGTACCAAGAGAATATGGGCTTGTCAGTCTTGGTGGTTACATGAAGTTTTCCGGTATAATCTATATTTTATTGACGCTTTACGTTGTGTTTTACACAACTGAAAAACCATGGCAGGATGTTTTACCAAGGCTGCATTCTccagagatgaaaaaagatgatgagcCTAAAGTTATTTTTGAGTATGAGGATGGCGATACTGTCAGTACTAGTAATAACGCAGGTATACTTTACGTTTATCAATGTTTTCTTAAAATTGCAAGTTTGAGCTCAGTGCAGGTTCTGGCAATAATTCATTTAACATCCAAAATCGCATTTCAGTGCAATGAAGCAGCAACGaatttgaaacttttaGAGCAAggattcaaaagagaagatttgGCAGTTACTGTACTAATTGATGtaccttttgaaatattattTGGCTATTACGTGGCGAAATGGAGCTCAGATTCcaatcatcttcaaaactCAGATCGTGGAAATTTGCGAAAGTCTAAAAAGTCATGGTTTACTTGGATTATTGGTACACCTGGTGTCCTTACGCCTTGGCTGTGGGGTTATCTAGGTCGTTTAGCTTCAGCGATTCTTGGAACTGTTGTGGTGAAAAGCTTTCCAAAAGATGGTCATATAAGCAGAGTTTACTTTCTGACTGTTATTATCCAACATTTATTAAGTTCATTTATGTCAACAGTTCAATTCGTTGGTATTTCAGCTTTTCATACAAGAATAGCAGACCCATTAATTGGAGGGACCTATATGACATTATTGAATACATTGAGCAATTTCGGTGGTACATGGCCAAGGTTTATTGTATTGTCTCTGATAAATTACTTTACTATTTACGAATGCAAAATTCCAGGGAAACATAATTTGGTGTATCAGGGCGGTAGTATGGATAGATGCACAAAAGAGCTAGGTGGTACTATAACAATTCTACGAGATGGTTACTTTGTAACAAATTTATTATGTTGTATTTTTGGTATATGTCTATATTTCGGATTccttaaaaaaaaatctcaagAGTTACAAAGTTTACCTATTGGTTCATGGCGTTGTGAATAA
- the NSA2 gene encoding rRNA-processing protein NSA2 (similar to Saccharomyces cerevisiae NSA2 (YER126C); ancestral locus Anc_8.137), with protein MPQNEYIEQHIKQHGRRLDYEERKRKREAREVHKISEKAQKLTGWKGKQFAKKRYAEKVAMKKKIKAHEQSKVKGGSKPLDESGDALPTYLLDREQTNTAKAISSSIKQKRLEKADKFSVPLPKVRGISEEEMFKVVKTGKSKTKSWKRMITKHTFVGEGFTRRPVKMERIIRPSALRQKKANVTHPELGVTVFLPILAVKKNPQSPMYTQLGVLTKGTVIEVNVSELGMVTSGGKVVWGKYAQVTNEPDRDGCVNAVLLV; from the coding sequence ATGCCTCAAAACGAGTATATTGAACAACATATCAAGCAACATGGTCGTAGATTAGACTACGAAGAGCGTAAGCGTAAAAGAGAGGCAAGAGAAGTCCACAagatatctgaaaaagCCCAAAAACTAACTGGTTGGAAGGGTAAACAATTTGCTAAGAAGAGATATGCCGAAAAGGTCgcaatgaagaagaaaattaaGGCACACGAACAATCGAAGGTTAAAGGAGGTTCTAAACCATTGGATGAGTCTGGAGATGCATTACCAACATATTTACTGGATAGAGAACAAACTAATACAGCAAAGgcaatttcatcatctatCAAACAGAAAAGATTAGAAAAGGCAGACAAATTCTCAGTACCATTACCAAAAGTTCGTGGTATtagtgaagaagaaatgttTAAAGTGGTCAAAACCGGTAAATCGAAGACTAAATCctggaaaagaatgataACAAAGCATACTTTTGTTGGTGAAGGATTCACCAGAAGACCGGTAAAGATGGAAAGAATTATAAGACCGTCTGCTCTCAGACAAAAAAAGGCAAACGTTACACATCCGGAATTAGGCGTAACTGTTTTCCTCCCAATACTGGCAGTCAAGAAGAACCCTCAAAGTCCTATGTACACGCAGTTAGGTGTTCTGACAAAGGGTACTGTCATCGAAGTAAACGTATCAGAACTTGGTATGGTCACGTCAGGCGGTAAGGTTGTCTGGGGTAAGTACGCCCAAGTTACCAACGAGCCAGATAGAGACGGGTGTGTCAATGCCGTTTTACTTGTATGA